The following are encoded together in the Bacteroidales bacterium MB20-C3-3 genome:
- the rpsT gene encoding 30S ribosomal protein S20: MANHASAEKRARQSEKRRVHNKYYARTTRNAIKAIRNTTDKEAATALLPKVFSMLDKLAKINVIHANKASNLKSGIANHVSKL, encoded by the coding sequence ATGGCAAATCACGCTTCTGCAGAAAAGCGCGCGCGTCAAAGCGAAAAGCGCAGGGTGCATAACAAATATTATGCCCGCACAACAAGAAACGCTATCAAAGCGATACGCAATACAACGGATAAAGAGGCTGCCACAGCCCTTCTCCCTAAAGTTTTTTCAATGCTTGACAAGCTGGCTAAAATTAATGTAATTCACGCCAACAAAGCATCAAATCTAAAAAGCGGTATTGCTAACCATGTAAGCAAATTGTAA
- the radC gene encoding DNA repair protein RadC: protein MAEKLPIKEWKEDERPREKMAAIGAENLSDAELAAIIIGSGNREESALDLARRILSMHDNCLRVLMSASAESLMSVKGIGKTKAITLLAAAEIGKRVNTARTKEFPEIHSSQSAANVISPVLRDLPYEECWVLYLNRANKLISKNRLSKGGLSATVVDVKFIVKGALEKLASAIILAHNHPSGNARPGESDKTQTKLLKDAAALFDITLLDHIIIAGDKYFSFADDGII from the coding sequence ATGGCTGAAAAACTACCAATCAAAGAGTGGAAAGAGGATGAGAGACCTCGTGAGAAGATGGCAGCTATCGGGGCAGAAAACCTGAGCGACGCTGAGCTTGCTGCAATAATTATCGGCTCCGGGAATAGGGAGGAGAGTGCTTTAGATCTGGCCAGAAGAATACTCTCAATGCACGATAACTGTTTAAGAGTGCTTATGTCTGCTTCGGCAGAGAGCCTTATGTCTGTAAAGGGAATCGGCAAAACAAAAGCTATAACTCTGCTTGCGGCAGCTGAAATAGGTAAAAGGGTGAATACAGCCAGAACAAAAGAGTTTCCTGAGATTCACTCATCACAAAGTGCAGCTAATGTAATCAGCCCGGTTTTAAGAGACCTGCCATACGAAGAGTGCTGGGTACTCTATCTTAACAGAGCGAATAAACTGATTTCCAAAAACAGACTGTCAAAGGGGGGGCTCTCTGCGACAGTAGTTGATGTAAAATTCATTGTTAAAGGGGCCCTGGAGAAGCTTGCCAGTGCTATCATTTTAGCGCATAATCACCCGAGCGGGAATGCCAGACCTGGAGAGAGTGACAAGACACAAACAAAATTACTAAAGGATGCGGCTGCACTTTTTGATATTACTCTGCTGGATCACATAATAATTGCCGGTGACAAGTATTTCAGTTTTGCAGACGATGGGATAATCTGA
- the upp gene encoding uracil phosphoribosyltransferase produces MKIINLGEKDSVLNSFIAEIRDHVIQKDSMRFRRNLERIGEVFAYEISKSLDYSEKDVVTPLGIAKCRTHDNEVVIASIMRAGLPLHDGILHYFDKAQNAFIAAYRKYGKDNKFTIQIEYASSPSVEGRTLILADTMLATGSSVVLTYNRLCEISTPVHTHIVCPIASTEGIEYLSRHLPHKTTTLWVGAIDEELTIKSYIVPGLGDAGDLAYGSKL; encoded by the coding sequence ATGAAGATAATCAACCTGGGTGAGAAAGATTCCGTTCTCAACTCTTTCATTGCGGAGATACGCGACCACGTTATCCAAAAGGACAGTATGAGATTCAGGAGAAATCTTGAAAGGATTGGAGAGGTCTTTGCCTATGAAATAAGCAAATCTCTGGATTATTCAGAAAAAGATGTTGTAACTCCTCTAGGAATTGCTAAATGCAGAACTCACGACAATGAAGTGGTTATTGCAAGCATTATGAGAGCAGGGCTCCCTTTGCACGATGGGATTCTTCACTATTTTGACAAGGCTCAGAACGCCTTTATAGCTGCATACAGGAAGTATGGCAAGGACAATAAGTTCACTATACAGATTGAATATGCCAGCAGTCCGTCAGTCGAGGGCAGAACTTTGATTCTTGCAGACACAATGCTTGCCACAGGATCATCCGTAGTTCTTACATATAACAGACTTTGCGAAATCTCAACACCGGTGCACACACATATTGTCTGCCCGATTGCAAGTACAGAAGGGATTGAGTATCTCTCCAGACATCTGCCTCATAAAACCACAACTCTCTGGGTAGGTGCAATTGACGAGGAACTCACTATTAAATCATATATAGTCCCCGGCCTTGGTGATGCCGGAGACCTTGCTTACGGGAGCAAACTCTGA
- a CDS encoding DUF4837 family protein, with amino-acid sequence MRAKSFLTFIAVASLLLASCTNGPRLMPSISGKAGEVVIVVNKGYWESDPGIALRSILAVDQPFLPQREPIFTLVNIPENAFTSIFQVHRNIVIVSIKEEYKATKIVYQENVWAAPQIVITISAPDAKSAAEEIQKQSDKLANSILQAERNRNIANAKKYEERGLRTLVSEAFGGSPFYPTGYNLRKKTDDFIWISYETTGTNQGIFIYRVPYTDSTNFSRENLISIRNSVMQQNVPGQLENTYMITNQLIEPGLKWITYKQRTFAELRGLWEVQNDFMGGPFVSHFFLDKEGKNIIGLEAFVYAPRYDKRNYLRQVESIIYSYENF; translated from the coding sequence ATGAGAGCTAAAAGTTTTTTAACATTCATTGCAGTAGCTTCATTACTGCTGGCATCCTGCACGAACGGCCCGAGACTTATGCCAAGCATTAGCGGCAAAGCAGGAGAGGTTGTTATTGTAGTAAACAAGGGGTATTGGGAGAGCGATCCCGGAATAGCTCTCAGATCAATCCTGGCTGTTGACCAACCTTTTTTGCCACAAAGAGAGCCGATTTTTACTCTGGTTAATATTCCTGAAAACGCATTTACAAGTATTTTCCAGGTCCACAGAAATATTGTAATTGTATCAATAAAAGAGGAGTATAAAGCAACTAAGATCGTATACCAGGAAAATGTCTGGGCAGCACCACAGATTGTAATAACTATCTCAGCACCTGATGCAAAATCTGCTGCTGAGGAGATTCAAAAACAGAGTGATAAACTGGCAAACTCCATCCTTCAGGCTGAGAGGAACAGAAACATTGCAAATGCTAAAAAATATGAAGAGAGAGGTTTAAGAACGCTTGTATCTGAGGCTTTTGGAGGCTCTCCTTTCTACCCTACCGGTTATAATCTCAGAAAAAAAACTGACGATTTTATATGGATATCATATGAAACAACCGGCACAAACCAGGGCATCTTTATATACAGGGTTCCCTATACTGACTCCACAAATTTCAGCCGTGAAAACCTTATAAGTATAAGGAATTCAGTGATGCAACAAAATGTACCCGGGCAACTTGAGAATACTTATATGATAACAAACCAGCTTATAGAGCCTGGTCTTAAATGGATTACATACAAACAGAGGACATTTGCAGAATTGAGAGGTCTCTGGGAGGTTCAGAACGACTTTATGGGGGGCCCGTTTGTAAGCCATTTCTTCCTTGACAAAGAGGGAAAAAACATAATCGGACTTGAAGCCTTTGTATATGCACCTCGCTATGATAAAAGAAATTACCTTCGCCAGGTAGAGTCAATTATCTATTCCTACGAGAATTTTTAA